Proteins from a genomic interval of Nocardia sp. BMG51109:
- a CDS encoding acyl-CoA dehydrogenase family protein: protein MAAPDAIAGTPDEQIARFRSGLRDWLAANDLTPGPDHSLDGQVEQLLRVRRALYDADWMRYGWPAEVTGLGGPAALRAVLGEEVASRDLAEPGIYSMIEVLAPTMISYARPELAAEMVPLLLSGREQWCQGFSEPGSGSDLASLSTKAVARGDDWVISGQKVWTSLAQYAARCVLLTRTGPGHDGITAFFVDMDSPGITVRPLRTMHGVDEFAEVFLDDVVVPGDRMLGNPGDGWRVAMDLLPYERSTCFWHRIAYLFTRVDQVVEQTAIADDAELGAAYLALHTVRCRSHATQRRLAGGARLGAETSVDKVLLATAEQRLFDTARDLLPGAVEFTDPAWRTEFLYSRAATIYGGTAEIQRNIIARRLLDLGKE from the coding sequence GTGGCCGCGCCGGACGCGATCGCCGGCACCCCCGACGAGCAGATTGCCCGGTTCCGGTCGGGCCTGCGGGACTGGCTGGCCGCCAACGATCTCACGCCGGGCCCGGACCATTCGCTGGACGGGCAGGTCGAGCAGTTGCTGCGGGTGCGGCGCGCGCTGTACGACGCGGACTGGATGCGCTACGGCTGGCCCGCCGAGGTGACCGGGCTCGGCGGGCCGGCCGCGCTGCGCGCCGTCCTCGGTGAGGAGGTCGCCTCCCGCGATCTGGCCGAGCCGGGCATCTATTCGATGATCGAGGTGCTGGCGCCGACGATGATCAGCTACGCCCGGCCGGAACTGGCCGCGGAGATGGTGCCGCTGCTGCTGTCCGGTCGCGAGCAGTGGTGCCAGGGCTTCTCCGAGCCCGGCTCGGGCAGCGATCTGGCCTCGCTGAGCACCAAAGCCGTTGCGCGCGGTGACGATTGGGTGATCAGCGGGCAGAAGGTGTGGACCAGCCTGGCGCAGTACGCGGCCCGCTGCGTACTGCTCACCCGCACCGGGCCCGGGCACGACGGGATCACCGCCTTCTTCGTCGACATGGACTCCCCCGGCATCACCGTGCGGCCGCTGCGCACCATGCACGGCGTCGACGAGTTCGCCGAGGTGTTCCTCGACGACGTGGTGGTGCCCGGCGACCGCATGCTCGGCAATCCCGGGGACGGCTGGCGGGTGGCGATGGATCTGCTGCCCTACGAGCGTTCCACCTGCTTCTGGCACCGGATCGCCTACCTGTTCACGCGAGTGGACCAGGTCGTGGAGCAGACCGCGATCGCCGACGACGCCGAACTGGGCGCCGCCTACCTGGCCCTGCACACCGTGCGCTGCCGCTCGCACGCGACCCAGCGGCGGCTCGCCGGCGGCGCCCGGCTCGGCGCGGAGACCTCGGTCGACAAGGTGCTGCTGGCGACGGCGGAACAGCGCCTGTTCGACACCGCGCGCGACTTGCTGCCCGGCGCGGTGGAATTCACCGATCCGGCGTGGCGCACCGAATTCCTGTACTCGCGCGCCGCCACCATCTACGGCGGCACCGCCGAGATCCAGCGCAACATCATCGCCCGCCGCCTGCTGGACCTGGGGAAGGAGTAA